A genomic stretch from Lathyrus oleraceus cultivar Zhongwan6 chromosome 2, CAAS_Psat_ZW6_1.0, whole genome shotgun sequence includes:
- the LOC127123599 gene encoding uncharacterized protein LOC127123599 — MTFPRSHFQGTHDSEAGPSRITHVNDVALDDMDVDEALEDAVISYVNMDARENGALSRRPQELGHAFRAKHNIARNFKNNMMMVKSRLPHPFTCRHCNARLFHHESRDTCCNGGKVSFSRVDAPIELQQLFLYGSAEGKHFRQHIRSYNHVLSFTSIGVHVDENILTSGRGIYTFRAQGVFYHNIGGFYPNEGVRLRFLQLYIYDTDNQLHNKMQENPQLHQNAVHKL, encoded by the exons ATGACTTTTCCAAGATCACACTTTCAAGGAACTCATGACAGTGAAGCCGGCCCAAGTAGAATTACACATGTTAATGATGTTGCACTTG ATGATATGGATGTTGATGAAGCTTTGGAGGATGCAGTAATATCATATGTTAACATGGACGCCAGAGAAAATGGTGCATTATCACGTCGTCCTCAAG AATTAGGACATGCTTTTCGAGCAAAGCACAATATTGCTcgaaatttcaaaaataatatGATGATGGTAAAATCCCGGTTGCCTCATCCATTTACCTGTAGACACTGCAATGCAAGATTGTTTCATCATGAATCACGTGACACGTGTTGTAATGGTGGAAAAGTATCATTCTCACGAGTTGATGCTCCTATAGAATTGCAACAATTATTTTTGTATGGTTCAGCTGAAGGAAAACATTTTAGGCAACATATTCGAAGTTATAACCATGTGCTTTCATTCACTTCAATTGGTGTTCATGTTGATGAGAATATTCTTACATCTGGTCGTGGTATATACACATTTCGTGCTCAAGGTGTTTTTTACCATAACATAGGAGGTTTCTATCCAAATGAGGGTGTCAGGCTGCGTTTCTTACAACTATACATCTACGACACCGATAATCAGCTACATAATAAAATGCAGGAAAATCCACAGCTGCACCAAAATGCAGTTCATAAATTATAG